In Desulfonatronum thiodismutans, the genomic window AGCATCACTTCGGTGGTTTCGATCAGCTTGTGCCGCTTGGGGCTGATGCCCGCGGGTGTCAGGAAGTTCGTGTAGATGTCGAGCCGGTCCGTGGCGACCGGATAGGTGATCAGGGTTTCTCCGGCAAGCTGCTCCGGGAGCGCATGGTCCACATGGCGGAGCGGATGCGTTGGGCCGACCACCAGGACCTGTTCGTAGTCGAATACCGGTTCGAACAGCAGGCCGGTTTTGCGCAGGGGATCAGGCGTTACCAAAAGGTCGATCTCGTAGCCGAACAGCGCGCCAATGCCGCCGAACTGAAACTTCTGCTTCACATCCAGGTCCACCGCGGGCCATTCGGCCAGAAAGGGTTCCACGATGTTCAACAGCCATTGGTAGCAGGGGTGGCACTCCATTCCGATGCGCAGCGTGCCGCGTTCACCTCGGGCAAACTGCCGGAGACGCTCCTCGGCGTGGGTGAATTGCGGCCCCAGGCGGTTGGCGGTCCGTAACAAATACTCCCCGGCCTGCGTCAGACACAGGCCGCGGCCCTCGCGGCGCCAGAGCGCCAGGCCAAGCTGCCCCTCAAGCTTGCGCATGCAGTGACTCAGCGCGGATTGCGTGAGATGGAGATGCACGGCTGCTGCCGTCAGTGTGCCGTGCCGGTCCACCGCGCGGATGATCTCCAGGTGCGTCCGCTCGAGGAGGGGGGGAGAAGGTCGATTATTCATGAATAGATTTCATCCTTTTATGTAAAAATACCATTTTACTTCATGGGTCGCAACCGCTACCAAACTCCCCAATGGTTCATTTTTCAATTTTCATAACAGGAGTCAACATGGTACGCACGCACAATCTCGGCTTTCCACGCATCGGGGCAAAACGCGAACTCAAATTCGCCCTGGAAGCATACTGGAAGGGCCAGTCATCCCTCGACGAACTGAAAGCATTGGCAGCGGATCTTCGTCGACGTCACTGGCTGGATCAAGCGTTTCTGGATCTGGCGCCCGTGGGCGACTTCGCCTTCTACGATCAGGTGCTGGACACGAGCTTCATGGTCGGCAATCTCCCCCAACGGGTGCGAGAACTCTCCGGAGACCCCCTGGACAATTATTTCCGCGTCGCCCGGGGCCGCTCAGCCCCAGCGGCCGATGAACACGCGCGTTGCCGGGACGGGGTGGCCGCCGGGGAGATGACCAAGTGGTTCGATACCAACTATCACTACATTGTCCCTGAGTTCGGCGTTGATACCGAATTCCGGCTCGACGGATCGTCCCTGACGGACCAGGTGGCCGAAGCCATGTCCAATGGCGTCAAGGCCAAGCCGGTGATCATCGGCCCGGTTACGTACCTGGCCGTGGGCAAAACAAGGGACGGCTCCGACAAACGCGCTCTGCTGCCGCGCCTGATGCCCCGTCTGTTGCCGGTCTATGTCGAACTGCTGGAAGCGTTGGCAAGGCAGGGCGTGGAATGGGTCCAGATCGACGAGCCGATCCTGGTCACGGAACTCGACGATGCGTGGCAACAGGCTTTCGCCGCGGCCTATCAGGCCCTGAACACCGGCAAGATCAAGCTGTTGCTGGCCACGTATTTCGGCTCGCTGGAGGAGAATTTACCGCTGGTCGCGGAACTCCCGGTCCAGGGCGTACATCTGGATGCCGTCAACGCCGGGCATGAAGTCGAGCCTCTTGTCACGCGGCTTCCCTCTGATCGCGTGGTGTCGCTGGGCGTGGTCAATGGCCGAAATGTCTGGAAGACCGACCTGAACGCCGCGCTTGACCGGCTGGAGCCGGTGGCCCGAAAGCTCGGGGACAGGCTGTGGATCGCGCCGTCCTGCTCCCTGCTGCATGTCCCCGTGGACCTGGAGATGGAAACGGAGCTCGATGAGGAAATCAAATCCTGGCTGGCCTTTGCCCGGCAGAAGCTGGAGGAAGTGCATCTGCTGGCCACGGCCTTGAACCAGGGCCGTGAGGCGGTGCAAGCCGGGTTGCGGGCCAATCAGGCCGCCATCCAGTCGCGCCGTCTGTCCCAGCGGGTCAACAATCCCGCGGTCAAGGCCGCCCTGGCCGGGATCACCGAAGAGATGGGCCGGCGCGTGAGCGCCTTCGCGCAGCGCGCCGCGAAACAGGCCCAACTGCTGAGCCTGCCGAAATACCCGACCACCACCATCGGCTCCTTCCCCCAGACGCCGGAAATCCGCCAGGTCCGCAGCCTGTCCAAGGCTGGAAAGATCAGTGAGGCCGTTTACAAGGAAGCCATTCACGCCGAAATCGCGCGCTGCGTCCGCGAACAGGAGGCGCTGGGGCTGGACGTGCTCGTGCACGGCGAGGCGGAACGCAACGACATGGTCGAATATTTCGGCGAGCAGCTGGAGGGGTATGCCTTCAGTCGGTTCGGCTGGGTGCAGTCCTACGGCTCGCGCTGCGTGAAGCCGCCTATTCTGTTTGGCGACATTCGTCGTCCAAAGGCCATGACCGTGGAATGGATCACCTATGCCCAGGCCCTGACCGAAAAACCAATGAAAGGCATGCTGACCGGCCCCGTGACCATCCTGAACTGGTCCTTCGTGCGCGACGACCAACCCCGTTCCGTGTCCTGCATGCAGCTTGCCCTGGCCATCCGCGAGGAAGTGCTGGACCTGGAGCAAGCCGGGCTCAAGGTGATCCAGATTGATGAGGCGGCCCTGCGCGAAGGCCTGCCGCTCCGCGAGGCGCAGTGGAAGGAATATCTGGACTGGGCGGTGCAATCCTTCCGCATTACGGCCAACGGCGTGGCTGACGAGACGCAAATCCACACCCACATGTGCTATTCGGAATTCAACGACATCATCGCGTCGATAGCCGACATGGATGCCGACGTGATCACCATTGAGTCATCGCGTTCCGACATGGAACTGCTGGAGGCCTTCGACGATTTCAATTATCCCAACGGAATCGGCCCCGGCGTCTATGACATCCACTCGCCCAACATTCCGGGCAGGGAGCATATTGTTGATCTCTTGACCAAGGCTGCCGCCAAAATTCCCGCCGAACGGCTCTGGGTCAATCCCGACTGCGGTCTGAAAACCCGCCAGTGGAACGAGGTGCTCCCGGCCCTGGCCAATATGGTCGCCGCGGCAATGGTGTTGCGAGCTTCTCTCGAATCATGATCCGGATTGGTTGCGACGCGGGGATGCCCGGGCCGCGTTTTTTCGACAAGTAGCCGAATCGGCTCTGGTTGAACCATGCAGAAAATTGCATTGCTGGAACGCCGTGATGCTGAGCAACAAGGCGCTTTCTGAGGGAAATATGCTGCAAAAGCGACTAGCGCGGAATATTTTGGAGAGATATGCCGGGCATGGCAGTGCGACCGTGACGATGAGCAAAACTCAATCCGGTCCATTCCTTTACCACGGCCTGATCAACCTGCTGTTCAGTGGTCTTCGGGCAAGTCCGGGCTATGTTCTTCGCAGAATTTTCTGCCGTCGGCTGTTTCAATCCGCGGGCTTGGGGTTGATCCTCGGTCACGGCCTAGTGCTTCGGCGGCCTGATCGGATATCCCTCGGCAACAGAGTCGCCATGGACGATAACGTCAAGCTCGACGCGTCCGGGAGTCGGGCCTCGGGCATCACCATTGGCGACGACGTCATCATCTCGCGCAATTGCATCATCCAGGCCAAGTCCGGTTCCGTCGTCATCAGTCGGCGCGGGGAGATCGGAGTCAACACCATCATCTCGGCCATGAACGACATCCACATTGGAGCATGCGCCTTGATTGGCCCGGATTGTTGCATCGGTCAAGGCCGGGAAGTCCCTGAACAATCGGACATGCCGGGAAGAAGCTTCGATCAAGCTCCGAAGCAACCGTTGGTTTTGGGAAGCGACGTCTGGTTGGGCAAGGGAGTCGTCGTCCTTGACGGAGTCCGCATCGGAAATGGCTGCGTGGTCGGGGCCAGGGCAGTGGTATCCGAGGACTTGCCGGATTATGCCGTGGCCGTGGGCATACCGGCCAGGATCGTCAGGTTTCGGAACACGTCCGGGGGATTGCTCGAATCAATCTCATGACACCCTGTCTGCCCGCGCCCGCTTCTTCCACCTCCAATGTACATTCACCGGGCAGATATACTGGTTTTAGGGTGAAACAATAAAAAAAATTCTGATGACGCCTTTATGCCGCCCTTACAGGGCTATTTTTGTTTTAACATCATCTACCCAGGGCGTTGCCCTGGGCTATAAATATGTCGCCCCGTTGGGGCTTCAGACAAGCCCTGAAAGAGCGAACTACCGTAGCCCAGGGCAACGCCCTGGGTAAAACGCCCCCCAAAAATAATAGCCCTGAAAGGGCGGCATAAAATGAATGCAACGCTAGCCCAAAAACAGCGAGGGCCCTCTTGGAACGCCAACAAATTTAAATACTCAACCTCAAGCAGTATAGTTATCCGTTTCGCCAGTTTTGAAGAGGTGTGTCCATGCATGATTCGGCTCTCCTGCAAAATGTGCTGCGTCCCTGGGATCGGGAGTTGGGCCGGGTCTGCGCTGAACTCCCCTTGAGCGGGAGTCCGGAGCGGTGTCTGTCGCGGCTGGCTCTGGAGGATCAGGAGGGGCAATGTCTGGTCCTTGAAGAACATGCCGAGCAGTTTCTTCCGGTGAAACGACGTATTGCCGCTCAGTTGAAGCGTCTCCACCAAAACGGTTTGCGCGTTCCCGCCCCTTGCCTGGGGCCGGACGGGCAAGCCATTCAGGAAGTGCAAGGCCGGTTCTGGCAACTGACGCCGTTTGTGCCCAGCCTGCCGCTCGACCACGCCACGTATTGGCAAGAATCGTGGCGAGGCCGCGCCCTTGCCGGATACCTGGCCGATCTGCGCGCAGCGGCGAAGGGACTCCCTCTGGAAGAGCCGTGCTTCGACCTGCCCGGATATGTGCGCCGCATTGCAATGGACGCGGCCAGGCACCATGCCTGGGTTGTCCAGGAACTGCGCCCGGTGTGGGAGGTGCTTGAAGGTCTGCCTCTGGTTCACGCGCGGCTGCCCACGGTCTTCAGCCACGGCGACCCGCATCCGGAGAATATTTTGTGGGGACAAAGCGACATCAGGGCGGCCATAGACTGGGAATTCTGCGGTCCCAAGCACATCCTGTACGATCCGGCTCTGGTCATCGGCTGCGTGGGCACGGAGGCCCCGGAAGCCGGAGACGGCCCGTTCGTTCGGGCCTTTCTCGCCGCACTGCGCGAACACGGGTTGCTCGAACCGACAACCGAGCAGGCCCTGCCGATGATGGTCCTGGCTCAACGCATCCCCTGGCTGGCGGAATGGCTGCGTCGCGACGACCGGGAGATGATCGAATTCGAAGTCTTCTACCTGAAATTCCTGTCCGGGCTGATGGAGGAAGGGTTGTTGTGTTCATGCGGCGCAACCTCGAATCCCGTGCGCCCGGGGTGAGCGCGTATCTGAACTGGCGGGTGGCGTTTTAAGTTGCTGATTGACACGCTTAAAAGGCGTAATTACAATGTGGCAACATAAATCAGGAGGTGGCTCATGAGAGCGCATGTCGTCAAGATAGGCAATTCCCAGGGCTTGCGTATCCCAAAGCCTGTTCTCGAACAGACGGGGATAATCGGCGATGTTGAAATGGAGGTAAAAAACAATCAGATCATCATCCGCCCGGTTCAAAATCCGCGGGAAGGATGGGATAAGGCTTTTGAAACGATGCGGAAAAATGCGGATGATGCGCCTCTTCTCGTGGGGAGTGATCTTTCACATTCGTGGGATGAGGAAGAGTGGCAATGGTAGTCAAACGCTTTGACGTTTACCTGGTAGGTCTTGATCCGACCGTTGGGTCCGAAATCCAGAAGACCAGACCCTGCCTGATTATCTCGCCGGATGAAATGAACAGGCATATCCGCACCGTGATCGTCGCTCCTATGACATCGACCAGCAAGGATTATCCAACGCGGGTTCCCTGCACGTTCAAAAAGAAACATGGTCACATTGTATTGGATCAGATTCGAACGATAGACAAGGAACGCCTAGTGAAAAAGCTCGGGACGATCGATCCAAAGGTTCAATTGGAAGTTTCTTCGGTATTGCAGAGAATGTTCGCATTTTAGACATTAATCATAACCATCCAGCGGTCCCGCCTGTGGTCCTTCCTGTTACCATCCGGAAAATTATGCTGTAATTCTCGGCACAAGGAATCCGAAAATTCGGATTATTGTCTTAAGAAACTCGGAAAATCGCTATGTTGCCATGGCTAAGGATGTGATTCTCCGGACCGCAATGTCCCCGTCCCAGGAGCTGGAACTGGACGATTTGCTGTGGACGGCCCTGTGGAAACCGCTGGGTTTGGACCGGGACGCGCGCGGAAAATTCAAGGCCCGGGGCCGGGAGACCGTGATCGCGGCAGAGATGGATGGCCGGATTATCGGGGGCCTGGTTGCTGTTTGGGACGACCAAGGCGACGTGGAGCTGCGCCATCTGGCCGTGGACGCGGCCATGCGGGGCCGGGGCGTGGGAACACGGCTGGCAACGACACTGCTGGAAAGCGCCAGGGCCCAAGACTGTTGCCGGGTGCATGCCATTGCCCGGAACACGTCGGTTCCTTTCTTCAGGAAGCTGGGCTTTGGCCCAGCGCCAGGGACCGCCCCGCAACATCCTTTGTTTGAACAGCATGGGATACGGTTTGAGCTGATGGAGGTGGTGATTGGTGAGGGGACGGATAATTGTTGACATGGCCGCGTGCGCCCAAAGAAAATGAAAATCGATTGCGCTCCTTTCGTCATTCCGATAAGCAGCCACAAAGCCCAGCAAGGAAAGGACAGTGTCCTTTGGTCATGTTCCGGCAGTAACAGGAGGAAATCTGATCTTTCAAGGACACGCCTGCTGGCCAGTCATTCTTTCCAACCCTGAAGAGCGTGAAAATGGCCCGCCAACGAACAAGTCTGTTTGAAGACATCATCCTCGCCGCCGGCAAGCTGCCCTGGTGGGCATGTTTCATATTGGCGGCAGTGTCGTATGTCATTCTTGATTACATTGCCTCCCGCCCCTTGCCCGACATTGCTGGCGACCCGATGCAGTTTTCGAATTTCTTTACCTCCGTCCTTGTTTCCCACATGGCTTTTTTC contains:
- a CDS encoding LysR family transcriptional regulator; the protein is MNNRPSPPLLERTHLEIIRAVDRHGTLTAAAVHLHLTQSALSHCMRKLEGQLGLALWRREGRGLCLTQAGEYLLRTANRLGPQFTHAEERLRQFARGERGTLRIGMECHPCYQWLLNIVEPFLAEWPAVDLDVKQKFQFGGIGALFGYEIDLLVTPDPLRKTGLLFEPVFDYEQVLVVGPTHPLRHVDHALPEQLAGETLITYPVATDRLDIYTNFLTPAGISPKRHKLIETTEVMLQMVASGRGVAALPHWLVREYADRFPIFAVRLGPEGVDKRIFLGIREPDAEIDYLRAFLELARGLRNKKAAS
- the metE gene encoding 5-methyltetrahydropteroyltriglutamate--homocysteine S-methyltransferase, which translates into the protein MVRTHNLGFPRIGAKRELKFALEAYWKGQSSLDELKALAADLRRRHWLDQAFLDLAPVGDFAFYDQVLDTSFMVGNLPQRVRELSGDPLDNYFRVARGRSAPAADEHARCRDGVAAGEMTKWFDTNYHYIVPEFGVDTEFRLDGSSLTDQVAEAMSNGVKAKPVIIGPVTYLAVGKTRDGSDKRALLPRLMPRLLPVYVELLEALARQGVEWVQIDEPILVTELDDAWQQAFAAAYQALNTGKIKLLLATYFGSLEENLPLVAELPVQGVHLDAVNAGHEVEPLVTRLPSDRVVSLGVVNGRNVWKTDLNAALDRLEPVARKLGDRLWIAPSCSLLHVPVDLEMETELDEEIKSWLAFARQKLEEVHLLATALNQGREAVQAGLRANQAAIQSRRLSQRVNNPAVKAALAGITEEMGRRVSAFAQRAAKQAQLLSLPKYPTTTIGSFPQTPEIRQVRSLSKAGKISEAVYKEAIHAEIARCVREQEALGLDVLVHGEAERNDMVEYFGEQLEGYAFSRFGWVQSYGSRCVKPPILFGDIRRPKAMTVEWITYAQALTEKPMKGMLTGPVTILNWSFVRDDQPRSVSCMQLALAIREEVLDLEQAGLKVIQIDEAALREGLPLREAQWKEYLDWAVQSFRITANGVADETQIHTHMCYSEFNDIIASIADMDADVITIESSRSDMELLEAFDDFNYPNGIGPGVYDIHSPNIPGREHIVDLLTKAAAKIPAERLWVNPDCGLKTRQWNEVLPALANMVAAAMVLRASLES
- a CDS encoding acyltransferase, whose translation is MSKTQSGPFLYHGLINLLFSGLRASPGYVLRRIFCRRLFQSAGLGLILGHGLVLRRPDRISLGNRVAMDDNVKLDASGSRASGITIGDDVIISRNCIIQAKSGSVVISRRGEIGVNTIISAMNDIHIGACALIGPDCCIGQGREVPEQSDMPGRSFDQAPKQPLVLGSDVWLGKGVVVLDGVRIGNGCVVGARAVVSEDLPDYAVAVGIPARIVRFRNTSGGLLESIS
- a CDS encoding phosphotransferase enzyme family protein, yielding MHDSALLQNVLRPWDRELGRVCAELPLSGSPERCLSRLALEDQEGQCLVLEEHAEQFLPVKRRIAAQLKRLHQNGLRVPAPCLGPDGQAIQEVQGRFWQLTPFVPSLPLDHATYWQESWRGRALAGYLADLRAAAKGLPLEEPCFDLPGYVRRIAMDAARHHAWVVQELRPVWEVLEGLPLVHARLPTVFSHGDPHPENILWGQSDIRAAIDWEFCGPKHILYDPALVIGCVGTEAPEAGDGPFVRAFLAALREHGLLEPTTEQALPMMVLAQRIPWLAEWLRRDDREMIEFEVFYLKFLSGLMEEGLLCSCGATSNPVRPG
- a CDS encoding AbrB/MazE/SpoVT family DNA-binding domain-containing protein — encoded protein: MRAHVVKIGNSQGLRIPKPVLEQTGIIGDVEMEVKNNQIIIRPVQNPREGWDKAFETMRKNADDAPLLVGSDLSHSWDEEEWQW
- a CDS encoding type II toxin-antitoxin system PemK/MazF family toxin — protein: MVVKRFDVYLVGLDPTVGSEIQKTRPCLIISPDEMNRHIRTVIVAPMTSTSKDYPTRVPCTFKKKHGHIVLDQIRTIDKERLVKKLGTIDPKVQLEVSSVLQRMFAF
- a CDS encoding GNAT family N-acetyltransferase yields the protein MAKDVILRTAMSPSQELELDDLLWTALWKPLGLDRDARGKFKARGRETVIAAEMDGRIIGGLVAVWDDQGDVELRHLAVDAAMRGRGVGTRLATTLLESARAQDCCRVHAIARNTSVPFFRKLGFGPAPGTAPQHPLFEQHGIRFELMEVVIGEGTDNC